A single region of the Salvia miltiorrhiza cultivar Shanhuang (shh) chromosome 8, IMPLAD_Smil_shh, whole genome shotgun sequence genome encodes:
- the LOC130997960 gene encoding uncharacterized protein LOC130997960 — MVFIVYKYFTTIARLKDVSGLRKKDFARDLKRNSLRFFEEEMLVTRDHHKETSKSAKMFSAAAMDVFLNLWSSTRQLLQSHGLHGSAQSPQWTYPEGAPPLL, encoded by the exons ATGGTTTTCATTGTCTATAAGTACTTTACAACAATCGCCAGGCTAAAAGACGTCAGTGGACTAAGGAAGAAAGATTTTGCTAGGGACTTGAAACGCAACTCCCTGAGATTCTTCGAAGAAGAAATGCTGGTCACTCGTGACCACCACAAGGAG ACCTCCAAAAGTGCAAAGATGTTTAGTGCTGCAGCAATGGATG TGTTTCTCAATCTCTGGAGCTCAACACGCCAACTGCTCCAGTCTCATGGTCTTCACGGCAGCGCTCAATCGCCTCAATGGACCTATCCCGAAGGAGCTCCACCACTCTTATAA
- the LOC130998407 gene encoding uncharacterized protein LOC130998407 yields MSSVWFDNGDAGTCTQRLRLGLSHSGKCPLCASNLWQVMISPITTWFDRIRQNPVKEVHSLFASIAWACWYSQNLLIFQDKSLSHVDCLAIAHRAACSKSLPDHLPLTRNLTLNCSRDSQLKINCDAAIDVGRGLGFGVVSMNKDGMLVVGRQAFIPGFYSAEEGEARAILEGLIMCKDKGFEDIIIETNCQSLFWRFQNRKEDRSYLGDTVDKILRLATSFGCCSFS; encoded by the coding sequence ATGTCGTCGGTGTGGTTTGACAATGGAGACGCCGGAACATGCACTCAGAGATTGCGTTTGGGTCTCTCCCACTCTGGGAAATGTCCCCTTTGCGCCTCCAACCTTTGGCAAGTAATGATATCCCCCATCACTACTTGGTTCGATCGCATTCGACAGAATCCGGTTAAGGAGGTTCATTCTCTGTTTGCGTCGATTGCCTGGGCTTGCTGGTACTCGCAGAATCTCCTTATCTTCCAAGACAAATCTCTCTCTCATGTTGATTGCCTTGCGATAGCGCACCGTGCTGCTTGTTCGAAATCCTTACCTGATCACCTGCCGCTTACCAGAAACCTTACTCTCAATTGCTCTCGTGACTCTCAGCTCAAGATTAACTGCGATGCAGCGATTGATGTGGGACGTGGCCTTGGTTTTGGTGTGGTTAGTATGAACAAGGATGGGATGTTGGTGGTTGGTCGTCAGGCTTTCATCCCGGGGTTTTATTCGGCGGAAGAAGGCGAGGCTAGAGCAATCCTTGAAGGTTTGATCATGTGCAAAGATAAGGGCTTCGAAGACATCATCATTGAGACAAATTGCCAATCCTTATTTTGGAGATTTCAGAACAGGAAGGAGGATCGTTCTTATCTTGGTGACACTGTTGATAAGATTTTAAGGCTAGCTACTTCTTTTGGTTGCTGCTCCTTTAGCTGA